From a single Rhodococcus qingshengii JCM 15477 genomic region:
- a CDS encoding amidase: MTSRTDHDLAPGLVDQVASLASGATSSVAATEATLSRIEATQPHLNAFKIVRREKALEEAAEADRRLARGERLPLLGVPIAVKDDVDITGEPTAFGCPGDFPAKTEDSEMVRRLRDAGAVIVGKTNSPELGQWPLTSGSAFGYTRNPWSRHHTPGGSSGGTAAAVAAGLVSAGIGSDGAGSIRIPAAWTNLVGIKPQRGRISTWPDAEAFYGLTVNGPLARTVADAALLLDGAAGNHDGDLHKPTPVTVSDAVGRDPGKLKIALSLRNPFTATPVKLDPEVRLAVHSIADTLRELGHHVVVDDPAYGLIFGLNFLPRSLVGVHDWLGRVPDPKLVDARTRGNAQNGKLLRGAPLRAARAAEPRMRKRIGAIFDTYDVVLAPTTATPPIMATAIDGIGGWDTDKVMTGACPYAWPWNVLGWPSVNVPAGFSNTGLPIGAQLMGNENTEPLLVSLASQLESVLRWDQIRPEPWW; encoded by the coding sequence CGGAGGCAACGCTGAGCCGGATCGAGGCCACTCAGCCTCACCTCAATGCGTTCAAGATCGTGCGGCGCGAGAAGGCACTCGAGGAAGCTGCCGAGGCCGACAGACGTCTCGCACGCGGCGAGCGTCTGCCGCTGCTCGGTGTGCCGATCGCAGTGAAGGACGACGTCGACATCACCGGCGAACCCACCGCCTTCGGTTGCCCTGGCGATTTCCCGGCCAAGACCGAGGACTCGGAGATGGTTCGACGCCTCCGCGACGCCGGCGCAGTGATCGTGGGCAAGACCAACAGCCCGGAATTGGGCCAGTGGCCCCTTACGAGCGGTTCAGCCTTCGGTTACACGCGCAATCCGTGGTCGCGTCACCACACTCCAGGCGGATCGTCGGGCGGCACCGCCGCGGCCGTCGCCGCCGGATTGGTCAGCGCCGGAATCGGTTCCGACGGTGCCGGTTCCATCCGAATCCCTGCGGCCTGGACCAACCTCGTCGGAATCAAACCGCAGCGCGGGCGCATCTCAACCTGGCCCGACGCCGAAGCGTTCTACGGCCTGACGGTCAACGGCCCGCTCGCTCGCACCGTCGCCGACGCGGCACTGCTGCTCGACGGCGCTGCCGGCAACCATGACGGCGACCTCCACAAGCCGACACCGGTCACCGTCAGCGACGCGGTGGGACGCGACCCCGGAAAACTGAAAATCGCGCTTTCCCTTCGCAATCCGTTCACCGCCACTCCCGTGAAGCTGGACCCGGAAGTGCGCCTGGCCGTGCATTCGATCGCCGACACGCTGCGGGAGCTCGGACACCACGTCGTCGTCGACGATCCCGCATACGGCCTGATCTTCGGCCTGAACTTTCTGCCCCGCTCACTCGTCGGGGTCCACGACTGGCTCGGACGCGTTCCCGACCCGAAACTGGTCGATGCCAGAACACGCGGAAATGCCCAGAACGGCAAGCTACTTCGCGGCGCACCTCTGCGCGCGGCCCGCGCGGCCGAGCCGCGGATGCGAAAGCGGATCGGAGCGATCTTCGACACCTACGACGTCGTCCTGGCACCCACGACGGCAACTCCACCGATCATGGCGACCGCGATCGACGGCATCGGTGGCTGGGACACCGACAAGGTCATGACCGGCGCCTGCCCCTACGCGTGGCCGTGGAACGTCCTCGGCTGGCCCTCGGTCAACGTGCCGGCCGGATTCAGCAACACCGGCCTTCCCATCGGTGCGCAGTTGATGGGCAACGAGAACACCGAACCTCTGTTGGTCTCCCTCGCTTCACAATTGGAATCGGTCCTGCGTTGGGATCAGATCCGACCCGAGCCGTGGTGGTGA
- a CDS encoding TetR/AcrR family transcriptional regulator, with amino-acid sequence MSNRDVRERILDAVLHVVGTDGIPGVSNRRIAAQAGVSLGSITYHFASQSDMLRAALSRFVTDETTRLRALAEEYRDKGLSVEDAAAIAEKVTRDLSFSAERIAPFEMYIAAGRDHELHEVAVECFAAYDDLTVTILTALGVPDPESIASTLVAVITGLQLRRLATGVDEQDIGAAILRVLRP; translated from the coding sequence ATGAGTAACCGGGACGTCCGCGAGCGAATACTCGACGCCGTTCTGCACGTCGTCGGTACCGACGGCATCCCGGGTGTGAGCAACCGGCGCATCGCCGCGCAGGCCGGCGTCTCACTCGGATCGATCACGTATCACTTCGCCAGCCAGTCGGACATGCTCCGCGCTGCTCTGTCTCGTTTCGTGACCGACGAGACGACGCGCCTGCGCGCCTTGGCCGAGGAGTACCGCGACAAAGGTCTGAGCGTCGAGGACGCCGCGGCAATAGCCGAAAAGGTGACGCGAGATCTTTCGTTCTCGGCCGAGCGGATCGCGCCGTTCGAGATGTACATCGCCGCCGGGCGCGACCACGAACTCCACGAAGTCGCCGTCGAATGCTTCGCCGCCTACGACGATTTGACCGTCACGATTCTGACGGCACTCGGTGTACCTGATCCGGAGTCGATTGCATCGACGCTCGTCGCCGTCATCACCGGGCTCCAACTCCGACGCCTGGCCACCGGCGTCGACGAGCAGGACATCGGCGCGGCGATCCTCAGGGTCCTCCGGCCCTAG
- the era gene encoding GTPase Era: MSKNEFRSGFVCFVGRPNTGKSTLTNALVGSKIAITSSRPQTTRHTIRGIVHREHAQLILVDTPGLHKPRTLLGQRLNDLVRDTYSEVDVICLCIPADEAIGPGDRWIVQQVRQMAPKTKLVGIVTKIDKVSRDAVGKQLLALSTLLGPESEVVPVSAKSGEQVEILVDVLAGLMDEGPAFYPDGELTDEPEEVLMAELIREAALEGLGEELPHSLAVVIEEVIPREGRTEKQGEMLDVHALLYVERPSQKGIVIGKGGARLREVGTSARLQIEKLLGVRIFLELHVKVAKDWQRDPKQLGRLGF, from the coding sequence ATGAGCAAGAACGAATTCCGGTCAGGCTTCGTGTGTTTCGTGGGTCGACCCAATACGGGCAAGTCCACGCTGACCAACGCGTTGGTCGGCAGCAAGATCGCGATCACGTCCTCGCGCCCGCAGACGACGCGCCACACGATTCGCGGCATCGTTCACCGCGAGCATGCGCAGCTGATCCTGGTCGACACCCCTGGACTGCACAAGCCCCGCACTTTGCTCGGGCAGCGCCTCAATGACCTGGTTCGCGACACGTACTCCGAGGTCGACGTCATCTGCCTGTGCATCCCGGCCGACGAGGCCATCGGGCCCGGAGACCGCTGGATCGTGCAGCAGGTCCGTCAGATGGCGCCCAAGACCAAGCTTGTCGGCATCGTGACCAAGATCGACAAGGTCAGCCGCGACGCCGTCGGAAAGCAGTTGCTCGCGCTGTCCACCCTGCTCGGCCCCGAATCCGAGGTCGTTCCGGTGTCCGCGAAGTCGGGTGAACAGGTCGAGATCCTGGTCGACGTCCTCGCCGGTCTGATGGACGAGGGCCCGGCCTTCTACCCGGACGGCGAATTGACGGACGAGCCCGAAGAGGTGCTCATGGCCGAACTGATCCGTGAGGCTGCGCTCGAGGGGCTCGGCGAAGAATTGCCGCACTCTCTGGCTGTGGTGATCGAGGAGGTCATCCCGCGTGAGGGTCGCACCGAGAAGCAGGGCGAGATGCTCGACGTGCATGCGTTGCTCTACGTCGAGCGGCCCAGTCAGAAGGGCATCGTCATCGGTAAGGGCGGGGCGCGTCTGCGGGAAGTCGGTACCAGTGCGCGCCTGCAGATCGAGAAGCTGCTCGGTGTGCGGATCTTCCTGGAGCTGCACGTCAAGGTCGCCAAGGACTGGCAGCGCGACCCGAAGCAGCTCGGCCGGCTGGGCTTCTAG